A genome region from Neofelis nebulosa isolate mNeoNeb1 chromosome 14, mNeoNeb1.pri, whole genome shotgun sequence includes the following:
- the PTP4A3 gene encoding protein tyrosine phosphatase type IVA 3 has translation MARMNRPAPVEVSYKRMRFLITHNPTNATLSTFIEDLKKYGATTVVRVCEVTYDKAPLEKDGITVVDWPFDDGAPPPGKVVEDWLSLLKAKFCDDPGSCVAVHCVAGLGRAPVLVALALIESGMKYEDAIQFIRQKRRGAINSKQLTYLEKYRPKQRLRFKEPHTHKTKCCVM, from the exons ATGGCCCGGATGAACCGGCCGGCCCCCGTGGAGGTGAGTTACAAGAGGATGCGTTTCCTGATCACGCACAACCCCACCAATGCCACGCTCAGCACCTTCATTGAG gaCCTGAAGAAGTACGGGGCCACCACCGTGGTGCGGGTGTGCGAAGTGACCTACGACAAGGCCCCTCTGGAGAAGGACGGCATCACCGTGGTG GACTGGCCGTTTGACGACGGGGCGCCCCCACCTGGCAAAGTGGTGGAGGACTGGCTGAGCCTACTGAAGGCCAAGTTCTGTGATGACCCTGGCAGCTGTGTGGCCGTTCACTGCGTAGCCGGCCTGGGACG GGCTCCGGTCCTCGTGGCACTGGCTCTCATCGAGAGCGGAATGAAGTACGAAGACGCCATCCAGTTCATCCGACA AAAGCGGCGTGGAGCCATCAACAGCAAGCAGCTCACCTACTTGGAAAAATACCGGCCAAAGCAGAGACTGCGGTTCAAAGAACCTCACACACACAAGACCAAGTGCTGCGTCATGTAG